Within Pecten maximus chromosome 15, xPecMax1.1, whole genome shotgun sequence, the genomic segment ATAAGTAAAGGTATCCCGTCACTATAACGTAAAGGTATCCCGTCACTATAACGTAAAGGTATCCCGTCACTATAACGTAAAGGTTCACGTCACTATAACGTAAAGGTATCCCGTCACTATAACGTAAAGGTATCCCGTCACTATAACGTAAAGGTATCCCGTCACTATAACTTAAAGGTATCCCGTCACTATAACTTATAGGTATCCcgtcaataataataattttccAAAGAATTCTGAAATTATAACTTCATCTCTTACAACCGCCAGATGTTTGTAAAACTAGTTAAGAACtttaattatgtacatttcATCGTagtaatttcaatatttaaggGTCGAATACTCTTTAAAAATGACACTtgcatttttaaaatgttatcagaaaatGGCGTCAAGTAACGAAATGATACGGACGGGTTTTTTAGAACCGTATATCATATCGTGTATTGGGAAATAACGAAATAAAGCACCTTTTTATTCAGCCGCAGTGTGACAAGATCGAGAGGTTATAGGATTGAAAATATTTAGTTGAGAGCTGACATGTTTTCTTTATCCACTcttgttttcaaaatgtttaactgctaatatttctgtttataaacacaaacacatacgGGAGTCTCCGTGTTGTATGCCGTAAATATGATACGCAGAATcctaattataatgtacatcaaaatATCTACTTGTcgaaatgtataaaaaaaaaaaaaaaaaaaaacactattgATTTGAAACCTTAACTTCCCGTAGAACGGATGTGAAATTAGTACCATCACACCTTGTGTTCCATGAATGGTTTCTAGGTTCCACGCgggacaacaacaacaacaatattaTATGTGAGAATGTGATAAATTCTTACCTGTTAATGGTTTAGTAAATCCAATCTCTAGTTCTTCACAAGACAAGATCTCCAACAACTATGTTATCGGGTTTTACATTATATGGATAAAATGGACTCGAGGTCCCTGGTACACGCACTcacaaatatgttttataaacaacGATGTTTGCTTACTGTTAATGCATTTCATCCAATCGGAAGACACACGCTCTCTTTCTATTTTTACCTGTgctgtttacctgtatacaggtaacGAGATGTGTATGCCACAGGTAATGTTTAAATGTCCACGCAACCACTTCCAGAGGCCAGATGTAAACACTGGGCTTTAAAAGGTCTTAATTATTGGATTCCGACACTTAACACAAGGTACCAGCTTGAGGGAAGTAATATCTTATCATCAACACCATGACGATTCATACCAATATCTCTAACAATGTAAGGTACCAGTGTTATACGCTCTCTTTTGGGCGTTTTAAATGTTCTTGAACctataaataaatatctgtatttcCCCATTTTTCAATACCATCTTTTTTAATCTGGTATGTTCAAAATAAAGCTCGCTTAATGAATCATTTTTTGAAGATGAAACACTGTACTACTCCAGGCAGTTTAATATATAGATGTCATTGACTGGTGAGTTAACGAAGGcgtgtgtcaaggagacaccaacagtcagtaataATTAggcgggtgtcaaggagacaccaaaagtCAGTAATAATTAGgctggtgtcaaggagacaccaacagtcagtaataATTAggcgggtgtcaaggagacaccaacagtcagtaataATTAggcgggtgtcaaggagacaccaacagtcagtaataATTAggcgggtgtcaaggagacaccaacagtcagtaataATTAGGCGGGTGtcaagaagacaccaacagtcagttaTAATTAGGCgcgtgtcaaggagacaccaacagtcagtaataATTAGGCGGGTGTCAAggcgacaccaacagtcagtaataATTAggcgggtgtcaaggagacaccaacagtcagtaataATTAggcgggtgtcaaggagacaccaacagtcagtaataATTAGGcgtgtgtcaaggagacaccaacagtcagtaataATTAGGCGGGTGtcaagaagacaccaacagtcagttaTAATTAggcgggtgtcaaggagacaccaacagtcagtaataATTAggcgggtgtcaaggagacaccaaaagtCAGTAATAATTAGgctggtgtcaaggagacaccaacagtcagtaataATTAggcgggtgtcaaggagacaccaacagtcagtaataATTAggcgggtgtcaaggagacaccaacagtcagtaataATTAggcgggtgtcaaggagacaccaacagtcagtaataATTAGGCGGGTGtcaagaagacaccaacagtcagttaTAATTAGGCgcgtgtcaaggagacaccaacagtcagtaataATTAGGCGGGTGTCAAggcgacaccaacagtcagtaataATTAggcgggtgtcaaggagacaccaacagtcagtaataATTAggcgggtgtcaaggagacaccaacagtcagtaataATTAGGcgtgtgtcaaggagacaccaacagtcagtaataATTAGGCGGGTGtcaagaagacaccaacagtcagttaTAATTAggcgggtgtcaaggagacaccaacagtcagtaataATTAggcgggtgtcaaggagacaccaacagtcagtaataATTAggcgggtgtcaaggagacaccaacagtcagtaataATTAggcgggtgtcaaggagacaccaacagtcagttaTAGTTAGGCGGGagacaaggagacaccaacagtcagttaTAGTGAggcgggtgtcaaggagacaccaatatTGCGttatatgatgacgggtgtcaaggagacaccaacagtcagttaTAGTAAtgcgggtgtcaaggagacaccaacagtcagtaataGTAAtgcgggtgtcaaggagacaccaacagtcagttaTAGTAATgcgggtgtcagggagacaccaatagtcagttATAATTAGGCGGGAgacagggagacaccaacagtcagtaataATTAggcgggtgtcaaggagacaccaacagtcagtaataATTAGGCGGGAgacagggagacaccaacagtctgTTATAGTTAggcggatgtcaaggagacaccaacagtccgTTATAGTTAggcgggtgtcaaggagacaccaacagtcagtaataATTAggcgggtgtcaaggagacaccaacagtcagtaataATTAggcgggtgtcaaggagacaccaacagtccgTTATAGTTAggcgggtgtcaaggagacaccaacagtcagtaataATTAggcgggtgtcaaggagacaccaacagtccgttatatggggacgggtgtcagggagacaccaacaatcagTTATAGTTAGGCGGGagacaaggagacaccaacaatcagTTATAGTTAGGCGGGagacaaggagacaccaacagtcagttaTAGTGAggcgggtgtcaaggagacaccaacagtcagtaataATTAGgcgagtgtcaaggagacaccaaaagtCCGttatatggggacgggtgtcagggagacaccaacaatcagTTATAGTTAatcgggtgtcaaggagacaccaacagtccgTTATAGTTAggcgggtgtcaaggagacaccaacagtcagtaataATTAggcgggtgtcaaggagacaccaacagtccgttatatggggacgggtgtcagggagacaccaacaatcagTTATAGTTAGGCGGGagacaaggagacaccaacaatcagTTATAGTTAGGCGGGagacaaggagacaccaacagtcagttaTAGTGAggcgggtgtcaaggagacaccaacagtcagtaataATTAGgcgagtgtcaaggagacaccaaaagtCCGttatatggggacgggtgtcagggagacaccaacaatcagTTATAGTTAatcgggtgtcaaggagacaccaacagtccgTTATAGTTAggcgggtgtcaaggagacaccaacattgcgttatatgatgacgggtgataaggagacaccaacactCAGTTATAGTAAGACGGGTGTCTAGAAAGACaccatatgaggacgagtgtctaggagacttttttgtttgtttgtttgtttttgtttaacagaCAGTGTCTTACGAGGACGGCTGTCAATGAGACAACAACAGCCGGTGATATTAACTTTGTCAGTTATCTGTTTAGAGATATTTTCTGTTTAAGGATATATCCAGTTCTAGTATTTAGAGTGAACCTTATTGCTATGCCGCTGTACAAGGTCtcaagagttatctcccttctgaTAGTGCTCTAGATCTTATCCAATTCGGTTTTTATTTTCCTACAGCGGCTTATCAGGACCACTACATATCCTTATTTATCTTCAACGTACAAGAAACCAATTTGTACGCCCAAAATAGTTGTAAGTATGAGATATTACATGTAAGTCGTACGTTCAAAACAGTCGTatagttgtacgtacaagatacatgtactttaaactGTACGTACAAAATAGTAGTTTTAGTAATTCTAATTTGGTGACGAACGCTTGTATGTTGATCATTGTGATCCTTTATGATGGTTACATGGAAAAGCCAGCATGATGGTGAACTATTGTCGTCCCTATGATTTCAATACTACGTTAAAACGGACACGTAGTGGGTGGTATTTACCACAGAGAAATGGCACGGATTTCCAACCAACAGccctatatataaatacaaagaCATCCCAAAGATGGAGAGAAAGCGCTCAGAGAACGTTgttaagtttttttgtttttaaaatattattccGTCCGTAAGGATCAAATAACtctttttattgtatatatatatctgttttctaattaattacaaaagTCCCTCGCCGAGTTAATTATCGACCGATGGTAtcattaacacaaacataacgACATTGTTGGTTGTTTATCTACTAAAATTGTGTAGCTTTTCcgtgttctatgtctatatgtgatcgtttgtaatttattttgtcttgataaaggggcggacTGCCTCCAAAATTCGACAATTTGCTTGTCTGTACTGTCAAACTCACTATTACTGCCTAACCGTTTGTTGTTCATTGACGTAGTATCCAATCCGTTTCCTTTGTTTATGTACACtttgttgtctgtctgtgtacccgTATTGTTTTTTATAcccactatatttgtgtaactgttccatgttctatgtctatatgtgatcgtatgtaatttacctgtgtcttgataaaggggcagatggcctcgaaaattcgacaatttacttgtctgtactgtcgttataaCTACTTCACAATTATAGATAGATAGATGAAGAGGACATTTTGGGACAAGTTCCTTGAACTGATAAGACGAGGAAAAGGAGAGAGGGTTAAGAATGGTAGCTAGTCGAATCTTCCCGATCTTTCCAAGAAATGTTGTGCAGTTTTAGcaatttttatattgtcagcTGGAGAAATATAAGGATCAATCAAGTTTTCAACAAACTGCAAAATTCatccaagttttttttattttccccaAAACTAAATCCACCTCTATATTAAAAAAACTTATATCGTGGTAGTACCCTGTATATTTTACAAACATGTAAATAATGATGCCTTGCAAaacaaatttttcaaaatcactaattcacaaatttcaacttaatatatttcaacaaaaatccTTTTCAAGGCAAAACTTTGATTCCATTCGAACTTGCCCATGAGTTAAAACGTTTTCGTGACTTTCGTATAGCTGTTTTTATCACCGGCAAAGCGTCTGACGTCATCATTGTGCATTGTTCTTTAGATACACTAAAAGCCTTTGACCATTTTGATTCGGTCACTGTCATTATTTCATTGCCACTATTGCAAAACTGACCGATCTGTTTTAATAGTTTCTCGAAATACGTCACTTCCTGTTGCAGCGAAGGTCCTTCCGCTTCAACCTgcatcatatatatttgttcaaaatgtttgtaaagttGAAAATCTGCATAGTTCCATTTTGAGAGGAAGTTTATGTCGtcattatataacaaagaatctttcttcttcttttcgAGGTTAACGTTTAGTGGAATAAAGACAACGTCCTCTAACACCCAGGACAAATGACGTCGCATTAAGATAACTGATTCCGTAAAATATTCCATTAACATTACAAGGTCATAATCAATGGTCAAATTTCGTATAAAAGCATGTATGAACACCTTGTCATCAAAGCGATGCATAGGAAGTCCGAGATCGTGTGACATTTTATTTCTTACGTGGAAGGTATCTACCTCATCATATTTATCGTTATGAAGAAAATACTCGTGGAAGATTTCGGGAATCGGCTGTTTACCGAtatgttttcttgttttgatttctaaTGATGTCAGAAAGTTGTAATACATTGCTGCAGAAACAAATTGTTCAGCAGGGTTTCGAAGAATGGTAACATACACAGAATCTTTTGGCATGATTTTAGAAAATGCCACTTTGTCATAAAGCACATGATTACATAATATGTTATACTCTTCACCGCGCGGAAGGGGAACTATATTTTTAGTATGTAGAGTGGTATTGAAGCCGAGGTAGTTCCAGCGAGCGTCCTTGGTATCGATGGGGACAACAAGATTGAGGTTTTTAGAATAAGCATATCGATAAAACATGTTCATCAAAGTAGATCCCCCGACTTTGTGAACTTTGAGAAAAACGACGTTCTTTGCGGGAGATTTTCGTTGTGACGTATGTGAGATCTCAGACGATGGTGTATATTGTAAAGAAGTGGGGATTTGGGCTCTCCTGTAGGGGGCATTTTCACTTGAATGTTGATCCAATATGTACCAGATGGACGCACAAATGCAGATTCTGCAAGGATAAGAATAACAACTATCATTACTATGTGATACAtctattttccttttttttcagcTTTCccaatgtcaaaacaaaatgtagcGAAACCacaaattcatttcaaactgTTTGCTAATCAACGGAACTTGCACATTTGCAAAAAGGTACTATAGGCGAAATTTAAAAGTACTgacatacaaaaatgtttttgcATAGTCCtgatcaaataaaacaatatcctGGAAATACATTTAAGAAAAACTAGAACGACAACTTAGGTACATATACGTACTAGGAATAAAAAAGAAGGAGCACGGCACAGCTCTTAAGATGAAATGTAAGATGGAAATAGTATATAATGATTTTCGAGTTTTCTCTATTGAATTGTTAGTTATATAGCCATGTTATTATAAATTAGCCAGATAACCATCATTTAGACCAATATCAAATTCTAGCAAATGTTTCAAGAGTTATAGCGAGTTAGATTTTcgtttttaaccaatcagaggccgatgaattttaaacaaatcgtTTTACTGTTCAGTCAAGTCGGGTACACAATTTTTAGGATAAATTGCCAGTGGTTGAGGTGAGGGTATAATTTTGTTTcctatgaaaaaaaatccgTTATATATCTTGCATATAATTCCGAATGTACCTACTCCGGAACATTTCGTTACGGACTAGAAATAAACTAGTAAGAAAGACATGTAAAACAGTTCATTCAACTTCGTCTCATGCCATCTAAACATATAGATATGCATTGAGACCATTGATTGTTCCGGAAGGGCATGCGTCTTTTGATTCATCAACGACACCAGCCATTCATACCTAGGTTAGATCCGGTACATCTAGTAACTGCTTAATCGTTACCTGGCCTGGTGCACATCATTTTACTAGCATGCTCTGAATTGAATTGTAATCCACAAGTTGGAATCCTAGGATTCAGATTAAGGTTTCTACATTCTGAGTAATAATTGACCGGACTAATTGACCAGCAAAGTGAAAGTTTTCATGATTAAACATTGGGTTAAAAATAGTAAAGATATGATAATACAATAGATAATGTCATACTCACAAAATAACGACATTCGCCGTCCACTTCTGATACAGGCGCATTGTTAGTGCATGTGTCTGAAAGGCAAAACAAGAGAAGCAATGGTTGAATAATGCTTTcaataaaaaacacatttcaaaagaaatttGGTTTGCAGCACAAGTATTTGTGTGTGAATCTCTAGCCTACACTGCCCAGTTTTCtgctattatttatttatttaatacgGAAGAGATATTTTACAATTGTGCAGAGAATATAGCCGAATGTCTCCGTGGCGTTATAACCTTTGGCTGTGGAATTCAAGATTGGTGTGACTTTGTTGTCTCGTGTTGTTTTTAGCCTAAGGATGGTTAATCGtgaaaatttgatttgaaaaattAGATATTCTAATTGACAAAATGGATTCTTCCCTTTGGAGGATGCTGATTTTGACATCACCGAATGGTTCAtgtga encodes:
- the LOC117343894 gene encoding galactose-3-O-sulfotransferase 2-like, which produces MRLYQKWTANVVILICICASIWYILDQHSSENAPYRRAQIPTSLQYTPSSEISHTSQRKSPAKNVVFLKVHKVGGSTLMNMFYRYAYSKNLNLVVPIDTKDARWNYLGFNTTLHTKNIVPLPRGEEYNILCNHVLYDKVAFSKIMPKDSVYVTILRNPAEQFVSAAMYYNFLTSLEIKTRKHIGKQPIPEIFHEYFLHNDKYDEVDTFHVRNKMSHDLGLPMHRFDDKVFIHAFIRNLTIDYDLVMLMEYFTESVILMRRHLSWVLEDVVFIPLNVNLEKKKKDSLLYNDDINFLSKWNYADFQLYKHFEQIYMMQVEAEGPSLQQEVTYFEKLLKQIGQFCNSGNEIMTVTESKWSKAFSVSKEQCTMMTSDALPVIKTAIRKSRKRFNSWASSNGIKVLP